In a genomic window of Ranitomeya imitator isolate aRanImi1 chromosome 5, aRanImi1.pri, whole genome shotgun sequence:
- the LOC138638242 gene encoding complement C1q and tumor necrosis factor-related protein 9-like isoform X2 has translation MMLFVALQVLLWTPRTFAILSLTNNPIFTMEFLNGTEVEEPKQTFTVPLDLDLENVETDPVTGGGTQNSQGAVTSTVTPALSNVTDGREDNTRLPELSTSIDTKQPITLDVFNMASTVPAEGSASKETGDNSTLIPLLDTNKAYPFDEQLDSVLDIPMENSTEGKECFCNIPGPAGQKGDKGDTGDPGEPGKVGKRGPQGLEGVKGKKGLAGSKGETGIKGDKGDIGPKGEPGTSCALCEKGGIGEQGVLGNYGAIGFQSAKGEPGSNGTKGDKGSKGDPGEKGLNGIDGVPGVPGDIGLQGALGPRGPTGPKGDRGMLGPMGPTGFHGPAGIPGRKGDKGQKGAQSDHENIAFSVGVRGQRNVFSDGQPIRFDKVFINENKPYSVNSGIFTANIEGVYFFTYHISLSRSSLKIGLLHNGRIVTQTQARQCELNVCQTSGSVLLHLREDDEIWLQVLTSVQNKLISDESDSLFTGFILYSLED, from the exons ATGATGCTGTTCGTAGCACTACAAGTATTACTATGGACTCCCCGAACCTTTGCCATATTGAGCCTTACAAATAACCCAATCTTTACAATGGAATTCCTGAATGGTACTGAAGTTGAAGAGCCCAAACAGACATTTACTGTTCCTCTTGATCTAGACCTTGAAAATGTTGAAACTGATCCAGTCACAGGTGGAGGGACTCAAAATTCCCAGGGTGCTGTAACGTCAACTGTGACCCCTGCATTAAGCAATGTGACAGATGGACGGGAGGACAATACTAGACTTCCAGAACTATCTACGAGTATTGATACCAAGCAACCAATTACTTTGGATGTATTCAACATGGCCAGCACTGTTCCTGCAGAAGGTAGTGCTTCCAAAGAGACTGGGGACAATAGCACCTTAATCCCATTACTAGACACTAACAAAGCCTATCCATTTGATGAACAGCTAGATTCTGTCTTGGATATACCAATGGAAAACAGTACAGAAGGAAAAGAGTGCTTCTGTAATATCCCGGGACCTGCAGGACAAAAGGGAGATAAAGGTGACACAGGGGATCCAG GCGAACCTGGGAAAGTTGGGAAAAGAGGACCTCAAGGATTGGAAGGTGTAAAGGGAAAAAAAGGCCTGGCGGGTTCCAAAGGAGAAACTGGGATAAAAGGTGATAAAGGGGACATTGGACCAAAAGGTGAACCAGGAACCAGTTGTGCTCTTTGTGAAAAAGGTGGAATAGGAGAACAGGGAGTTCTGGGTAATTATGGTGCCATAGGATTTCAAAGTGCCAAAGGTGAACCTGGTAGTAATGGAACAAAAGGTGATAAGGGATCTAAGGGAGATCCTGGTGAAAAAGGATTAAATGGTATAGATGGAGTACCTGGAGTTCCAGGAGACATTGGACTACAAGGAGCTCTGGGACCTAGAGGCCCTACTGGCCCAAAAGGTGATCGAGGAATGCTGGGACCTATGGGACCAACAGGCTTCCATGGACCTGCAGGAATACCAGGAAGGAAAGGAGATAAAGGACAGAAAGGCGCTCAGTCTGACCATGAGAACATTGCATTTTCTGTGGGTGTCCGAGGACAAAGAAATGTTTTTTCAGATGGACAGCCAATAAGATTTGATAAGGTTTTTATTAATGAAAATAAACCGTATAGTGTAAACTCAGGTATATTCACAGCCAACATTGAAGGTGTCTACTTTTTCACGTATCATATAAGTTTATCACGTTCATCTCTTAAGATTGGCTTGCTGCACAATGGTAGGATTGTTACACAGACACAAGCCAGGCAATGCGAGCTTAATGTTTGTCAAACCTCCGGATCAGTTCTGCTTCATCTTAGAGAAGATGATGAGATTTGGCTTCAGGTTTTAACTAGTGTCCAAAATAAATTGATTTCTGATGAATCTGACTCGCTCTTCACAGGATTTATACTGTATTCTCTAGAAGATTAG
- the LOC138638242 gene encoding complement C1q and tumor necrosis factor-related protein 9-like isoform X1, whose translation MSMQGTNLDMMLFVALQVLLWTPRTFAILSLTNNPIFTMEFLNGTEVEEPKQTFTVPLDLDLENVETDPVTGGGTQNSQGAVTSTVTPALSNVTDGREDNTRLPELSTSIDTKQPITLDVFNMASTVPAEGSASKETGDNSTLIPLLDTNKAYPFDEQLDSVLDIPMENSTEGKECFCNIPGPAGQKGDKGDTGDPGEPGKVGKRGPQGLEGVKGKKGLAGSKGETGIKGDKGDIGPKGEPGTSCALCEKGGIGEQGVLGNYGAIGFQSAKGEPGSNGTKGDKGSKGDPGEKGLNGIDGVPGVPGDIGLQGALGPRGPTGPKGDRGMLGPMGPTGFHGPAGIPGRKGDKGQKGAQSDHENIAFSVGVRGQRNVFSDGQPIRFDKVFINENKPYSVNSGIFTANIEGVYFFTYHISLSRSSLKIGLLHNGRIVTQTQARQCELNVCQTSGSVLLHLREDDEIWLQVLTSVQNKLISDESDSLFTGFILYSLED comes from the exons GATATGATGCTGTTCGTAGCACTACAAGTATTACTATGGACTCCCCGAACCTTTGCCATATTGAGCCTTACAAATAACCCAATCTTTACAATGGAATTCCTGAATGGTACTGAAGTTGAAGAGCCCAAACAGACATTTACTGTTCCTCTTGATCTAGACCTTGAAAATGTTGAAACTGATCCAGTCACAGGTGGAGGGACTCAAAATTCCCAGGGTGCTGTAACGTCAACTGTGACCCCTGCATTAAGCAATGTGACAGATGGACGGGAGGACAATACTAGACTTCCAGAACTATCTACGAGTATTGATACCAAGCAACCAATTACTTTGGATGTATTCAACATGGCCAGCACTGTTCCTGCAGAAGGTAGTGCTTCCAAAGAGACTGGGGACAATAGCACCTTAATCCCATTACTAGACACTAACAAAGCCTATCCATTTGATGAACAGCTAGATTCTGTCTTGGATATACCAATGGAAAACAGTACAGAAGGAAAAGAGTGCTTCTGTAATATCCCGGGACCTGCAGGACAAAAGGGAGATAAAGGTGACACAGGGGATCCAG GCGAACCTGGGAAAGTTGGGAAAAGAGGACCTCAAGGATTGGAAGGTGTAAAGGGAAAAAAAGGCCTGGCGGGTTCCAAAGGAGAAACTGGGATAAAAGGTGATAAAGGGGACATTGGACCAAAAGGTGAACCAGGAACCAGTTGTGCTCTTTGTGAAAAAGGTGGAATAGGAGAACAGGGAGTTCTGGGTAATTATGGTGCCATAGGATTTCAAAGTGCCAAAGGTGAACCTGGTAGTAATGGAACAAAAGGTGATAAGGGATCTAAGGGAGATCCTGGTGAAAAAGGATTAAATGGTATAGATGGAGTACCTGGAGTTCCAGGAGACATTGGACTACAAGGAGCTCTGGGACCTAGAGGCCCTACTGGCCCAAAAGGTGATCGAGGAATGCTGGGACCTATGGGACCAACAGGCTTCCATGGACCTGCAGGAATACCAGGAAGGAAAGGAGATAAAGGACAGAAAGGCGCTCAGTCTGACCATGAGAACATTGCATTTTCTGTGGGTGTCCGAGGACAAAGAAATGTTTTTTCAGATGGACAGCCAATAAGATTTGATAAGGTTTTTATTAATGAAAATAAACCGTATAGTGTAAACTCAGGTATATTCACAGCCAACATTGAAGGTGTCTACTTTTTCACGTATCATATAAGTTTATCACGTTCATCTCTTAAGATTGGCTTGCTGCACAATGGTAGGATTGTTACACAGACACAAGCCAGGCAATGCGAGCTTAATGTTTGTCAAACCTCCGGATCAGTTCTGCTTCATCTTAGAGAAGATGATGAGATTTGGCTTCAGGTTTTAACTAGTGTCCAAAATAAATTGATTTCTGATGAATCTGACTCGCTCTTCACAGGATTTATACTGTATTCTCTAGAAGATTAG